Part of the Lotus japonicus ecotype B-129 chromosome 6, LjGifu_v1.2 genome, TCCCTTGGTGTCCGACCATCATGGCGAGACTAGTGCTTCCCGGACTCCAGATGCCCCTCGCCCTGTGACCTCAGTGGAAGGTCAGCAATCACCCTCTTCCATCCACCTACCGTTTTCTTCACCTGTCCAGACAAGGAGATTGCTGTCTTGCGTGAGGAACTAGCGGGAAAGAGTGAGGCACTTGCCGAGGCCCAGTCGGATTTGGCATCCAAGTGTAAACTTTTGGCTGATAACGAGGCCGAAGCCGCCACCCTGGAAGAGAAAATAAGGGAGGAGGTTGCCCATGCGACTGCCAAGGAGCGTGTTCGCAGCTTACTTAtcgccaaagctcaagtcaagctCCTCCATCCTACTAACAACCTTGACTCCTTGGGAGCCTTTAAAAGGGTTACTCCCGCTGGGTTGGAGGGTCCGGAAGACCCACCGGAAGTTTCTCATGTTGATCTCGAGGATGCTGTGGAACAAGAGAAAAAGATATGatgttaatttattttgaataatTGTAATGCTACTTCTTTTGCTTTGTTTAATCGTTGTATTTTCGACTTTAGTTAATCAATTCAGTTTTATTTCCTATGTCTGTTTTAACGCTTCTCGAAGTTTTCTCTCGCACCCCTTTTAGTTTCTTTGTCTCTGAATTACGTTCGACGACATTGGTGGTGTGCTGGGTTTAACtatgacttttgctcagtttttgaaCTGAGCAAAAGTTCACACTATGTTTCctgtaagatcaggtgtggcctgaCCAGTTTTGCTTGGCGAGGACTTACAGTTTctcgggtcccaatggccatataggttgcccgagacttagcctagttagGTTTGCTCGCCCATGTTTTAGGGAGGTTGtatggataagaagcttatccgcacacatcgccgacgagtgacggcaagttgcgtcggcttttccggagcgatccccaaacATCAAGGTTGTGTTAGGAtagccaccttcagggaatttttcccacctagctcttgccgcaattcagtgtgattgaaagggcttgatacaatttttgtattttcaatcagacgttatAGTTAACAAACTCCCAatatggagaacaagaacgtgtatTTGTTTTTACTATTTAGGCGATTttgccaacaaactcccgatatggagaacaagaacgtgtttctttgtttttaatccAACAGTCTTCATGAGTCGCACTCAGCTGCTCGCCCTCGTGCCAAGCCGGGCTCTTCCTCAATCTTCAACCGTAATAGTACCTCAAGCTTTCCGCATTCCAAGACCGCGACACTCGCCTCTTGGATCTAGGTTCTCTTCTGGCACATCAACCTCGTTGCATCGGTGTCCTGTCGAGGCATTCTTTTTCCCATATCGTTGCACCGCGTTGCAATAGCATTCTCTTGCACTCTTCTGGTCCACAACAACTCTCCCAATACGCCCATCTGGtaacggatacttgaccgccaaatgTGCTGTTGAGATCACAACGCACAAACGGTTCAAGGTATTCCGGCCGATTATCATGTTGTAGGATCTCACCGCTCCCAGGATTAGGTACCGTACCTTCAGCGTCTTAGCGTTCTCAAACTCACATACTATAGTATCAAGGTCGAGGACACCCCTTACCCATACTTGTTCGCCTGCAAACCCCACAAGAGTCCCTGCGTAGGGAGTAAGGTCTCCTTCGTTCAAACCGAACCGATCAAACGCGTTAtcgtaaatgatgtccgccgaagTCCCTTGATCCAGAAGCACTCGCTGTACATTGAGCTGGTTGACACGGAGTAGGACCACAATCGGATCGTCTAGGTGCGGCTTTATTCCGCAAAAGTCCACGGGCGAAAATGTAATGTCTAGGTGTGAAAAATCGAAAGGAACCTTCGTGACCGCGTTCACCGCCCTGGCGTATCGCTTTCTTGCTGCACTAGTGactccaccgccgccaaatcctcctgcgaTCGTGCTCACATCTTTAATCGTTGAGGCCTTATCGCCCTGAGCTCTAATAGGTCCCCCTACCGCTATCAGATGCTCAACCGCGCGCTGCAAATCACAACATTCCTCTGTAATGTGGCCCATTGTCGGGTGGTAAGCGCACCATTCTTCCCTATCCTGCTGCTCCAGGTGGCTATTAACGTCACGAATTAACCATCTCCAATCTCTGTGTGCGTCCAACGCCTGAGATGATAGCAGTTCACCTCCCGATTCATTGCGCTGCATTCCACATGCGCGACGCGATGGTGGACCGCACGCGTGTCCCAGCCTTCTTCCACTTCGTCGACGATGTGTCTCCATTAAGCTTCACCATCGAACTAGGTATTCAACCAAAAATCCGAAAACCGAAGATAATTGCACATaaaatcgaacttctctcaaccaaatcacaatccacgtagtccgggaattgAAATCTACCGATCTCCAcaaacggcgccaaatgttctatccaagaacatagagatgaggtacagtacccatagtgaaaggatcgtgatgtgagaatctagagagagtttagagcgtaactgcttagagagagaaagttactgAATTTCAaacttttatttctcaaatgagctaatagtctcttacaattggtaaccgtcccctatttatagatttgagggttgggcttggcgcccctaatttctcttaatgggccagtCGGGCCTCCCGAGAGAAGGCCCAATTCCCTGGCTTACACGCCGCCCcgggctggcgcgcctgggcgagggaccctagggtctcgcccagccCACGATATGAtttgcgtttgaacttaacaatctctcTATTTTTCCCCTCTACCCGAAAAGTACTAGGGTGTATCCCTTTTGAACTCAAGTGACGGCACCCACTAGCTAGGATTGAAAGCTTTTAAAGATTAttgttatatattaatattatgaaGGAAGCAAACTTGTCTATCTTTTTTCTACCCATAATACAAATGGTACCACATCCGAAAGGGAGATTCGTGTGCAAATTCTATAGCACAACaactttttttgtttaattaatGACAGTGAGAGTATGATATTACAGGTCAAAGTTTAAACTCCACTGATATTAAGTACTTAACTGCTTAGGaacataataatatatatataaaatcatGGCAGaactaattattttaaaagttcTGAACTTGTTCAactaaattaaagaaaaaaaatatggacTCACTAGAGCCAGCCATACTTGATCTCCATCTGATATTGAACTACAGCAGAATAACACTACTGAGGGATCATAGTCGAGAATAGCGACACTGGGGCTGCAATATTTTATCAGTGCGCGCGTATTTTGTTGGGTTGTGATGAATGTTTATAGTACACTACAACATTTTCGGCTTTAGGCCACGCTATTCTCTTCAACGAACAGAAAACCGTGGCATAAGTACCGTATATGCCACGGTTCAGTAAATGTGCCCGAATGATGGCCACAAGTGAATGAAACTGTGGCATCTACGTTTGGATCAGCGGTTTAGTAATTGTGGATGAGTAATGGCCACAGCTTTCAAACCGTGGAAACCTTATCCCACTAAAACCGTGGCATAAAAATTTACATCTTAAAGCCCGCCCAACACAAAAAAATCCTTCCGCAAAAATTTTTGTGTATCCACGTTTTGAGTTTTTGCACTCAAAGgttaatttttctttaaaaaaaactgaaaggtaatatgaaaagaaaaacccTTAAATAACATCAAAATTCAAATCCCTAATACTTCTCATCAGAACTTCAGAAAACAAATTGAACCCTAAAGGGAATGGCCAAGTCAAATTTGTTAACTTTCTTCATGATCTCTGCCATCGCTACCATTCTCGTGGCGGCGAGTTTGTTGCCGACGGTGGTCACCAGAGGGGACAGCCTCATGGCGACCGGGTGGGTACCGAGACGGCCACACTGAGGGCTCCATCGCGGAGTCCTGGAAGGTGAAGAGGGTGAGGAGTTCGAGCTGGATTCCGAGATCAACCGGCGCATTTAGCTGATACCAGATACATCAGCTACGGCGGTTTGAAGACCACCATCCCTTGCTCTCGACGCGGCGCTTCCTACTACAATTGCCGACCAGGGGCTCTGGCTAACCCTTACAATCGTGGTTGCAGCGCCATTGCAAGGTGCAAGGGTGGTTAAATTTctcttcaatttcaatttcaatgtttttttcttaaattggTTTTACGCTTTGTACTCTCCTATGTAAGTGCGACGTAAAGCTCCCTCTGTGCGACTCTTCTCTCCACGCTGAAAAACTATCGTAATGCCGTCTTCTCTGCTGAGGTATGTATTTATGTCTTGTTTCTGCCTTTTTCTCTTTCTGGGTTTTCATAAAAATGATTACTttactcttttcttttccatGAATGCAGGGATCATGACGAGTGCTACCTCTGGTTGTAATAATACAACAATACAGAGTTCTCTTTCCTGAGAGCTATCAATTTTCGCCCTTCATTTCTGATTGTGTTTTCAAGATGCAAGCCGAAGCACAAAGCTAAGTAAGTAGCACTTACAGATTGACATTGGAAGCTGAAGTCCATTTCATCCTTATGATGCAAATTAGGGATACAGCTTACTTAGTTGAGGAAAAATTGGGAATGCTATTGCCTAGTTATATTTTGGTTTTAATGTTTGTTAAGTGAGCCTTGTAGTCATGCAGATGCAATGTTATGCTTATTCATTAATTCCTTGATATATCTTGCTTATAGTCTTGGTTTTACTGCACAATTGATATCTTGGAATGCAATTCTGCTGTAGCTTAATCACTTCTCTTGTGGGTCATTAAAATCATTGAATAGTTGCTTGCTGTCCTTGGAATCATACTGTTCTAGTTTTCATGTTGGGGTGGGCTATAGGCTTGGAGCTGTTTGTTTCCTTGGATCTTTAGCAGCTGCAAGATTCTTAACGTTTTATCCTATGCTTTCCTTAACTGTTAGCCTATTACGGGTTGATGAGGACTTGTTAATAGTATTAATTTCTTCTATCCTCTCTTTCTTTCAATAAAGGACGTAAGGGAACAAGAGGTAAAGATCGTAGAAAGTTTCTTGTGAATATTTTCTTGTAAAAATCTAGCTAGCAATTCAGAACAATAGACATTTGCTTGTGAATTTTTATTTGTGGCATAAAATGTGATACCAACTTCACCATCTATAGTTTTCTCTACttcaatgatttttttctttactaGAAGTTCATCAAGTCCTCCTATTTTGTGTTTTCAGGTTGTCATCAAATGTGAAGAAGGAACCCAAATGAATCTGTTAAGATTTAGGTAATTCTCAACTAAGCCGAACTGGTTTGGTAACAACTTTTTTATCTTCTGATTGAAGGTTATAGCCTGATAATTGAAAATGAGCTTGACATGTATATAGTTTAGCTATGGCACTGGATAACTTGTGCAGACAAGTACTCTATTTTGAACTTTTAGTACTAATTGTTAATATTCTCTTGATAACTTTAGATcatgttgaaattttttttgtccATTTTTTACATGGCAGACTATACTGgtttgttgcaattgaagctgGAATGGCTATAAACATTTTCTATTGTCTCAAGATTTTGAAGTCTCCGCATATCCACTTTTCCTGGCTTCGGATTTGGACATAAAGAAAGGGCACATACTTATCCATTTGTTTTTGCAATTTTAACCCGTGGTCAGAATTTTATCCTCTTTTCTATGCTATTTTATTGAGTAACCCCAGATGCTTGCTGCTATGGCTTGTCATAGGCTGAGATGTGATGTAAGTAGGCTAAATAAAAACTAGACTCTCTTCACTTTACCTTCTTCCTGAACATTTGAAGTCTTTCATAACATCCTTTATTTGAGTTCGTGGGTTTCTTTTGATTGTTGTTTGGTACctctgtttttgttttcttttcattcaaTGTTTTGGGTTGCCAATAATACTTTTAGAGGACAATTGGATCTACATGCTAGGTAATATGCAGTTAAGTCAATTTATAGAAATTTCTTATCATGTTAGCACATCTATATCATTGCATTAGGCTTAAAATTTCCATGTTAGATTACAACCGCAGGTGAAAAAAAAGTAGCTTAAAAGGTCCTAAAAAGCATTTGTggtctaattttttttgaagaaacCACTTAATGGCAACGGTTAAAAAACTATGGCGTAAAAGGAATTAATAAAAATGGCAAAAAGTAACCGTGGCCAAACTTCTCAATAAACTgtagttgaaatttctatagcCACGGTTTCCTAAATGCGGTATTACATAAACCGTGGCATTAAGCTTTTGAGCGAACCGTGGCTTTAAAAACACAAAACCGTGGCACTTGAGCTTGGCCACGGCCACATACACTGCGACACAAAAACCGTGGCCAAACCGCGGCGTAAGCTTTCAACCACAGTTTTTTAACATGATGCCGCGGTTTTCTGTCTGCGGCAGAAAGCCAAAAATGTTGTAGTGGTATGTCCTAAATAAGAGCTACCCCAGATAGAGCTCTCACCTCTCCCATACCAAATTTACATTGTTGATTTGCGAAAAAGATATGTGAACCACTCATTCTTGCGAGACATGCGTGCACATGTAGTTTGTAATGATTTTAAACCGTTATAAATTGTAGAATTTATAAAGAAATTAGTTCTGGGGTTTGTGGTGCAGGGTTATAAAGAATAATGTTGTGTGAACGTATCTATTTCACCTTCATCTTAATAAGTAAGTATGAACATAAATGAGAGAAATAAGTTATATAATGTATGATGTGACAGAATGtataaagagaaataaaaaaacatgtGTTGAAATGATATGGGAGAGAAAACGAAGTGTGGATAAATCATTACTCAATTATAAAATCATAACAGAtggtaggggtgtacaagagacgggttgggacgggttttggttaaccctaacccggccctaaatattgatcgggtcaattcatataccctaacccgtccctagacccgaagcaacccgacattatgcgggtccaatttaggacgggtctctgtaggacgggaccgggttggcccgagggacaataagtttttcggaacaagttaatttccgactcacgcgtggaatcagtgtaagtgtgacaggagtttgatatttgagaaagattaatgaagaagaaagttcaggaattgctcgaggaatgtggcgttgtttctttcggagctagtgcgagtcgtctgcacacctgccttatggcgagcatgtccagaataggctaatttcgcttttaaagcaatgtttaggcgatatttcgaattcttggaaaatttaaagattctctttatttttccttcgaccagcatttcatttcggaactctggactgtacgcacgatagtatttacttttcggatgtccgccgacgctaatttcttttcttcGAAACCtcagttttgagcgaaggatgaagaatttttctattcgggacttctaacgaagattccgtccgtgttgccaaacttgtttcgacatttccaatctttcttctgttggaagttttgtcgtctgagcatcacagcaaaaagtagtttttcgggacagactaacttacaccgcttttggcgttttggatatcgtttttcctaaatcttagatatttgttttgagttctggaattctgacgccagaatctctcttagaattccacggtgatcgtgctgcaaaaatcggaatcgcgaaattttcattttcccgcgatttcgcctgcctataaatagctcaaaaagcaaaaattccttcattttcttcctattgtggctgaatttcgtggagagcaaggggggaggagattttcgcgaaaacttgaccaatcttcgcgcagttcgtccctacttctaggtatcgaggtaactaacacgattcctacctctgattgttgtttctgttgcgtttctaaagtcgtttctgtgctcacagttttgagctttttctaaaattgttcgatttcttcgatttcttggttgggttatgttccttacgttcccctgagtctaaaacctctgtcagtaaacgctgattgtgatccagttgtccaggatctgaaaaactgtttcaaaaccctttttgtctcacatttcgaaactttattgtcgaaaagacttaatctgacttcgtgcctttaggatttgttgtcacggatgtcatgaggatcattgctgtcaaatttgttttcagaactgataactttgaagttttgagcctttattttggaccaaaatgcccctggatagttgtatttcggcccgattgtccgaaaattgttccgacagtttctttgccttagttttaccctaaaactaccttgtgaattgatttgatcgaagaaaaagagccgaagcccttttctccttatggccgtgggctatttcctaagggggggagagtttttcgttttcgaaaacttgtcctttcgtacccgattgtcgtattctgaagctttaatgctttgtctatcgtttatgtattttTTGCGATCGatctaatcgattttgtttggtttctgctttgttttcctccgaggttcagttgaaggaactttggaatactcagagcaattgtttgaggagaactttgtttgcgaagctggaacagctcgaggttagggcaacttgctatatttagctatgattgcatgataggcgtcgataaattcgacttatgctttatctgatgttgtttatgatgatgatttattgttatgattgttttcataacttatgatattgatgatgtgttgaattgagcgttttgacgcaacttcggagtggaggttcattgacctggtgatctttgacatttcgggttggatgaacaaccctaggcaagtccgaatgtggggtttgagacttagccatttgttgggattcgttggaattcctagactttccccgggaaatgtattttgggtggttgattttttggaaacttagaatgatagagctttcgaaaaataaagacttgggaaacttagactttgagaaataaactcataatttgactaatttgaattgaaatcatttttattaacgtttaagcataggagaactgaaggggaaaaatatttacgaaaggcggggaaaagtcgacctttgttgtgggtttggagagttatcggaattgggaaagccactaaggtgagctatggtgatgattgaaagtcaccgagtacgttagtactcttggggagtgttgtggagccgtgttgtattgaccgacactaactcttgggttgttttgagtttgggtc contains:
- the LOC130724995 gene encoding uncharacterized protein LOC130724995, giving the protein METHRRRSGRRLGHACGPPSRRACGMQRNESGGELLSSQALDAHRDWRWLIRDVNSHLEQQDREEWCAYHPTMGHITEECCDLQRAVEHLIAVGGPIRAQGDKASTIKDVSTIAGGFGGGGVTSAARKRYARAVNAVTKVPFDFSHLDITFSPVDFCGIKPHLDDPIVVLLRVNQLNVQRVLLDQGTSADIIYDNAFDRFGLNEGDLTPYAGTLVGFAGEQVWVRGVLDLDTIVCEFENAKTLKVRYLILGAVRSYNMIIGRNTLNRLCVVISTAHLAVKYPLPDGRIGRVVVDQKSARECYCNAVQRYGKKNASTGHRCNEVDVPEENLDPRGECRGLGMRKA